The sequence below is a genomic window from Acidimicrobiales bacterium.
CCCATCGAGCTCGTCGGCGGCGGTCGTGCGGCCGGAGAGAACGGAGAAGCGATCCTCTGCGCACCACGGTTCCCCCACCACCCCGGCCAGCGCCCCCCAGTCCTCGTCGTGCCGGCAGGCGATCGCCACCCACGAGTCGTCGGCGGCGCAGGCGTAGATGCCGTGGGGCGCCATCGGCGGGGCCGGGCTGCGGTTGGAGGCCACCGGGATGTCCCGCTCGGCCCGGGCGTTGACGGTGGCGTCCAGGGCGGCCAGGCCCGCCAGCGTGATGCCCGCCTCGGCGCAGGCGATGTCGACCCACTGGCCCTGACCGGTGCGGCGCTGGTGGTAGAGCGCCGCCAGGAGGGCTATGGCCATCATGTAGGCGCCGGAATGGTCCATGTAGGAGTAGCCCCAACCGGCGGGCTCGAGCCCGGGCAGCCCCGAGGTGTGGGTGAGCCCGCCCATGGCCTGGGCAATCGGGCCCCAAGACTTGAACGAGTGGTACGGGCCCTCGTAGCCGAAGCCGGAGTTGGACACGTAGACGATGTCGGGCCGCAGCTCGCGCAGGCGCTCGTAGCCGAACCCGAGGCGGTCCATCACCCCGGCGGCAAAGTTCTCCGTCACGGCGTGCGAGATCCGGACCAGCTCGGCCAGCAGCTCGCGGCCCCGCTCGGTGCGCAGGTTGAGGGTGACGCCCAGCTTCTCGACGTTGTGGTTGTTGAAGCCGGAGCCGCCTTCCGGCCCGAGGTCGCCCTGGATCCGGGGGCCGAGCTGGCGGACGATGTCCCACATCCCCTTGTTGACCGGGTCCTCGATCCGGATCACCTGGGCCCCGAAGGCGGCCAGCACCCGGGTGGATCCCGCCCCGGCCAGCTGACCCGACAGGTCACAGATCCGAACGTCGTCCAGCGCCCCGGTGTGGTGGGAGGCGTTGCCCCACGGGGCGGGCGGGCGGTCGGCGGTCATCGGGCCCAGCCTCGCGCGCTACCCCGGAAAGACGAGCCGCCCGGCCACCGCTCCGGTCGCCTGGGGGTCTCCCTCCTGCCCCTCACAGCCCGGGCTGGTGTCCCCCTGGCCACAGGAGGTGAAGAAGCTGGCCCAGGGCGTGCCGTCGGGCGCGATGTCGACACCGATGAAGTCGTCGCGCGCCTCGGCCGGCGACCCGTTGTACATCGGGTGCCCGGGCGGGTTGATCGTCGTGCTCCAGAAGAGGGGCGCAGCGGCGAGGGCGTTGCGGGTGGTGGTCACGTAGCCGTCGAGGCCGGTGGCGCCGCCCGTCGTCGCCAGGTACGAGACCGCCACCCCGCTGCCCCGCTGCGCCACGAACCACTGGCTGACCGCCGTCACGCCCGGTGGGGTCATGTCGAGAGGCGCCGTCCACGACAGTCCCCGGTCCCGGGAGATGCGCAGGTCCAGATGGGAACCGTTCAGGTGCACGGAGTAGAGATTGCCCCGCTCGTCCACGCGCAGCTCATCGGTGGCGGGGATGGTGAGCGGCGCCCCCTTGGCGTCGTGCAGGATCGGCCACGTGGCCCCTTCGTCGCTGCTGCGGGCCAGGAAGGTGGTCGACCCGCATGCGACGGTGACGTAGAGCGAGCCGTCCGGCGCCGGCTCCGGGTAGTTGCCGTCCCCGGCGTTGAAGACCTCGGGGTTGGTCCCGCACTCCTTGTGGGTCGGAACCGGCTGGGAGAACAGGATCGACGTCTGTGACCACGTGGCCCCACCGTCGAGCGAGCGGTAGCACGCCCGGTAGCCGGGGATCACCGGCGCCGCCCAGTAGAACAGCATGTCGTTCCCGCACCAGTACGCCACGTCCGGGTAACCGGACGGTCGGGCGCCTCCGGCGGGAGGGGGCGCGGTGGCGAAGCGGGGGTTCTCGGACTCGATGTAGGGAGTGAGGGCGCTGTAGGTCCACGTCCGCCCGTCGTCCCCGCTCACCATCAGATGGGCGTGGCCCGCCGGCACCTGGTCCTCGGTAGGCACCCCGCTCTGCTGGGGCACCGGGGTGGGGCTGAGGGCGTAGTAGAAGATCCGCCCCGTCCGGCGGTCGACGTAGACCTGGTCGTCCTGGGGGACCCACGTGGCCCCGGCCGGCTTCACGAACCGCCAGTGGGCACCCTGGTCGGAGGTGAGGGCCAGCCCTCCGGGCTGCACACTGGTGGACGGGCGCGGGCCCGGGGCGCCGGGAGCGAACCCGGTGCCGGCCAGCCCCGGGGTCAGCGTGGCGGGCTCGTACACGACCGTTCCGTCGGCGGTCACGACCACCCTGGTCTCCGCCCCCCCGTATCCCGTCTGGGTCTCGCAGGGCACCGGCGCGCCGGTCGCGCCGGCAACCACCACGCCGCCGGCGTGGTGGGCCACGGCGTGGCGGGTGGTGGAGCACCCCGGGCCGGCGCCGGACCCGGCCGAGGCGGCGAGCGGCGGCAGGCAGAGCGTGGCGGCGGCCGCGGCGAGACAGAGAAGACGGCGTGGGGTCCCCATGGCGTCTACTACGACCCCGGACCGCCCGCCTCCTGCTCCGCCCGGTCACAGCCATCTGCTTGAGTGGCCCCCGTGGAGGCGGGCACGCCGCAACCGTTCGACGTCTGCGGGGACCTCCCGGAGCCCGGGATCACGGTCCTCGAGGCCAGCGCCGGCACCGGGAAGACCTTCACCATCGCCGCCCTGACCGCCCGGCTGGTGGCCGAGGGCCGGGTGCCACTGTCCGGGATCCTGGCCGTCACCTTCACCCGGATGGCGACCGGGGAGCTGCGGGACCGGGTGCGGGAGCGACTGGTCTCGGCCGAGGAGGGCCTGGGACGGCTCGTCGACGCGGGGCAGGCCCCGCCGGCCGACGACGAGGTGCTCCGCCTCCTCGCCCGCGGCGACACGGGAGCCGTGAGGGACCGCCGCCGGCGGCTGGCCGACGCCCTGGCCACCTTCGACGCCGCCACCATCACGACGACCCACGGGTTCTGCCAGCTGGTGTTGGCCGGGCTCGGAGTGGCGGGAACCGTGGCCGTCGGCGCCGGACTCCTCGAGGACCCGCGCGACCTGGTCGAGGAGGTGGTCGACGACCTCTTCGTCCGCGGCGTCCTGCACTGGGGCGGGATGAACTTCACCCGGCGCCAGGCGCTCGAGATCGGCCGGGAGGCGGTGAACAACCCCGCCACCGCCCTCGAGCCCGACCCGGAGAAGGACCGCTCGAACATGCGGAGCCGGCTGGCCGCAGCCGTCCGCAAGGAGGTGGCCCGCCGCCTGCTCCACGCCAACCTCCTCACCTACGACGACCTGCTCGTCCGCCTGGAGGAGACGCTGGCCCACACCGAGCGCGGCGAGGCGGCGTGCGCCCGGCTGCGCGAGCGCTACCAGGTGGTGCTCGTCGACGAGTTCCAGGACACCGACCCGGTGCAGTGGGAGGTGGTGCGCCGGGCGTTCGGGACGCGCCAGACGACCCTTGTGCTCATCGGCGACCCGAAGCAGGCGGTGTACGCCTTCCGCGGTGCCGACGTCTACTCGTACCTGGACGCGGCGCGCATGGCCGACCACCGCTTCACCCTCGACGAGAACTGGCGCAGCGACGAGGACCTGCTCGAGGCCTACAACGTCGTGCTCAACCAGCTGCACCTGGGCCATCCCGACATCCCGTACCGCCCGGCGCGGGCGACCAACGCCCATCGGCTGTCCGGCCTGGCCGGAGCACCAGTGGGCGCAGCATTGCGGGCGCGGGTCCTGCACGCCGCCGAACAGACGGTGCAGATGACCGGAACCGGGAAGTGGGTCCAGAAGACGGCGGCGGTGGAGTGGGTGGCGGGGGACGTAGCCGCCGACATCGTGGCGCTCCTCACCAGTGGGGCCGAGCTGATCGACCGCCGCTCCGACGGCACCGAGGGGACCCGCCGCCCCGTCGCGCCGGGGGACGTGGCCGTCCTGGTGCGCACCAACCGCCAGGCCGGCGTGGTCCAGCGGGCGCTGCGGGCCGTCGGGGTGCCGGCCGTGGTGGCCGGCACCGAGAGCGTGTTCGCCACGCCGGCGGCCCGGCACTGGCTCTCACTCCTCGAGGCCCTCGAGCAGCCCGCCGACCGGGCGCGGGCGGTGGCGGTGGCGCTCACCGCTTTCATCGGCATGACCGCCGAGGAGGTGGCCGGAGCGGGGGACGGCCGGTGGGAGCAGGTCCACGACCGCCTGCACCAGTGGTCGGACGTGCTCCGCCGCCGGGGCGTCGCCACCCTGTTCCGCACGGTGACGGCGGGAGAGGGGCTGCCCGCCCGCGTCCTGTCGCGCGCCGACGGGGAGCGGGAGCTCACCGACCTGGCCCATGTGGCCGAGCTGCTGCACGCCGAGGGCAACGGCGGCCAGCTCGGCCCCCCCGCCCTGCGCGCCTGGCTGGCCCGCCGCATCCGCGAGGCCGACGACGAGAGCGCCGAGGCCGAGGAGCGCAGCCGCCGCCTCGACTCCGACGCCGCCGCCGTCCAGGTGCTCACCGTCCACCGGGCCAAGGGGCTCGAGTTCCCCATCGTCTACTGCCCCTACCTGTGGGACCCGGGTTGGGACCCCGGGGCCGGTCGTCCGGTGGTCTTCCACGATCCCGACGACGGCTTCAAGCGGAAGCTCGACGTCAGCGGGAGGGACGGCGGTGCCACCTACGACCGCCACTACAAGGTCCACCACGAGGAGGAGCGCGGAGAGGAGCTGCGTCACCTCTATGTGGCCCTCACCCGGGCCCGGCACCAGACCGTGATCCACTGGGCCCGGGTCCAGGACTGCGAGGACAGCCCCCTCGGCCGGATCCTGTTGTTCAAGCAGGCCGACGGATCGGTCCCGCCCGCCGGGAAGTTCACGCCGAAGGACAACCAGGTGCACG
It includes:
- a CDS encoding CoA transferase, which codes for MTADRPPAPWGNASHHTGALDDVRICDLSGQLAGAGSTRVLAAFGAQVIRIEDPVNKGMWDIVRQLGPRIQGDLGPEGGSGFNNHNVEKLGVTLNLRTERGRELLAELVRISHAVTENFAAGVMDRLGFGYERLRELRPDIVYVSNSGFGYEGPYHSFKSWGPIAQAMGGLTHTSGLPGLEPAGWGYSYMDHSGAYMMAIALLAALYHQRRTGQGQWVDIACAEAGITLAGLAALDATVNARAERDIPVASNRSPAPPMAPHGIYACAADDSWVAIACRHDEDWGALAGVVGEPWCAEDRFSVLSGRTTAADELDG
- a CDS encoding sialidase family protein, with amino-acid sequence MGTPRRLLCLAAAAATLCLPPLAASAGSGAGPGCSTTRHAVAHHAGGVVVAGATGAPVPCETQTGYGGAETRVVVTADGTVVYEPATLTPGLAGTGFAPGAPGPRPSTSVQPGGLALTSDQGAHWRFVKPAGATWVPQDDQVYVDRRTGRIFYYALSPTPVPQQSGVPTEDQVPAGHAHLMVSGDDGRTWTYSALTPYIESENPRFATAPPPAGGARPSGYPDVAYWCGNDMLFYWAAPVIPGYRACYRSLDGGATWSQTSILFSQPVPTHKECGTNPEVFNAGDGNYPEPAPDGSLYVTVACGSTTFLARSSDEGATWPILHDAKGAPLTIPATDELRVDERGNLYSVHLNGSHLDLRISRDRGLSWTAPLDMTPPGVTAVSQWFVAQRGSGVAVSYLATTGGATGLDGYVTTTRNALAAAPLFWSTTINPPGHPMYNGSPAEARDDFIGVDIAPDGTPWASFFTSCGQGDTSPGCEGQEGDPQATGAVAGRLVFPG
- a CDS encoding UvrD-helicase domain-containing protein, producing the protein MAPVEAGTPQPFDVCGDLPEPGITVLEASAGTGKTFTIAALTARLVAEGRVPLSGILAVTFTRMATGELRDRVRERLVSAEEGLGRLVDAGQAPPADDEVLRLLARGDTGAVRDRRRRLADALATFDAATITTTHGFCQLVLAGLGVAGTVAVGAGLLEDPRDLVEEVVDDLFVRGVLHWGGMNFTRRQALEIGREAVNNPATALEPDPEKDRSNMRSRLAAAVRKEVARRLLHANLLTYDDLLVRLEETLAHTERGEAACARLRERYQVVLVDEFQDTDPVQWEVVRRAFGTRQTTLVLIGDPKQAVYAFRGADVYSYLDAARMADHRFTLDENWRSDEDLLEAYNVVLNQLHLGHPDIPYRPARATNAHRLSGLAGAPVGAALRARVLHAAEQTVQMTGTGKWVQKTAAVEWVAGDVAADIVALLTSGAELIDRRSDGTEGTRRPVAPGDVAVLVRTNRQAGVVQRALRAVGVPAVVAGTESVFATPAARHWLSLLEALEQPADRARAVAVALTAFIGMTAEEVAGAGDGRWEQVHDRLHQWSDVLRRRGVATLFRTVTAGEGLPARVLSRADGERELTDLAHVAELLHAEGNGGQLGPPALRAWLARRIREADDESAEAEERSRRLDSDAAAVQVLTVHRAKGLEFPIVYCPYLWDPGWDPGAGRPVVFHDPDDGFKRKLDVSGRDGGATYDRHYKVHHEEERGEELRHLYVALTRARHQTVIHWARVQDCEDSPLGRILLFKQADGSVPPAGKFTPKDNQVHEKLLDLAQHVPAGISVERATGPGTARYEPVGTSAPAFTGELRAAAFDRTLDVRWRRTSYSGITAASHDEVVGSEPEEPGIRDEPVVPPPPVDAVTDAREDELRAVAGPMAELPAGPDFGTFVHGVLERVDFAVADIDAALADAIRAEQIYHPLDGVPAETLAAGLAAALATPLGPLARGATLRSISRRDRLDELTFEYPLCGGDQPTGEVQITDIGRLLAETGGTGPHLLGYPSRLADPLLGSNLRGYLNGSLDLVFRHHEADGTQRFFVVDYKTNWLAPDGEQLRAWHYRPSALDAEMQRAHYPLQAMLYLVALHRYLRWRLPGYEPGRNLAGVLYLFVRGMTGPDTPVVDGQPCGVFGWRPPAALVTGLSDLLATGSLAPSTPG